GTGTTGTcacaaattgtatttattaaacgaTTGTTaatctcaaaaatatttataattttttaaaaaataaaaaatatttataattataatttttttttaaaaacccACTgtaaattatccgaaaatttatctcgtaaaatattttctttacacCAAAcatgaaactaaaaaaaagaacaaattttattaaactctCTTGAAATTCACATAACTATAACTACCTAAAGAAAACtcacaaatatttcttaaattattagtCGTCTACAAATGACTCCTATAATAAACTCTTACCaaagatatttattagaccttaaagagtatttataatttttaaataacaaaataatatttataatgacaacaaacatctcttttttttttaaaaaataaaaaaaggaaagtaaggtgaaaaatatgtttgtcTTCTCTCGTTAATACAAACTCCCGAATTCCCGTTCCCCATTTCTGTAATCTTCATGATCAACTCCTGCTCACGCCTGGAAATTCGAATATTCCGATGAATTCCAAGCAGCAACTCCTCGACTCCCTCACCGCCCACATCTCTCTCTACCACTCTCAAATCCCCGAGCCCCACCGCACCCCGAACTCGGGCACCCGACCCGCCCTCCTCCGATGGTTCTCCTCTCTCTCGGTGCACCAACGCCGCTCGCACCTGACGATGATTGACGCCAACTTCGTTGCAATCCTCCTGCAGATGAAGCAGAAGCTCCAATCGCATGGCTCCGGTCGTTTTATCATCCTTCCGGACCTTCCCCAAGACGGCGATTCTGCCCTGCCCACGCTCTGTTACCGGAAATCGGAGGGGCTTTTGTCGCGATTCTCCGAGTTCAATTGCGCTGAGCGCGCGATTCACGAGGCGGTGGAGTTGTTTAGCTCGACCGAGGGCGAGAGGGATGGGAAAGGGAATGAAGTTCTTGGTCTTGACGCCGTGTGTTTGGCTGAGGGTTTAGTTGGGGATGTGAGTAGATTTGTCGAGATTATGGATGAGATTACAAATGGGGAGTTTTTGAGGGGAGGGGACGAGGGGGAGATAGCAGAGGAGTGGGTGGAGCTGGGATGGTTGAAAGCGAAGGGATATTATAGTTTGGAGGAGTTTGTTGTAAACAGAATGGAGGTTGCTTTGAGGTTGGCCTGGTTGAATAGTAATACTGGGAAGAAAAGAGGAGTGAAGTTGAAGGAAAGGTTGAATGCTGCTGGTGTGGCGGCAAATTTGTTCTGGAGGAAGAAAGGTTGTGTGGATTGGTGGGAGAAATTGGATGATTCTGTGAAGAAGAAGGTTTATTCTGCATACCTGGGAAAAGCTGCACGCTCACTGGTactttgttataatttaagtttttgtagATGTCTCTGTTTGCTATGTGCTTCTTTTAGTTGTGTGCATCTCTGTGTTATCTTTTTGATGCATAtggtgaaaaatgaaattgctGGCTTGATTCTTTGGCgccttgtttttttttttttttctagaaagCTTTATGTGGATTATGTGCAAGTTGATTAGTATTTTCTGttagtttcatttttctttgttgtccTTCCTTGCTGGTTGTGTGTTCTAATATCTTATCATTGCAAATCTCAGACATCTGAGCTAGTAAAGGGCAAACTTTGCGTCCCGAATGATAAAATGTGGTGTTTCGATGATCAAGATAAACAGTTATTGAGATGGGATAAAACTTCACTGGGTAGTCAAGAAGCTGCAGTATTCCGAGGAATagattcaaaaattaaatggaaTGCCAACCCTGGACAGGTTTCTGAGGATCTGTCTCCATTATATTGTATATTCAATAGTTTGTGTATTCTTCAGGTTGTTTCAACTCTGTTTTCAGCAGCTCAGTTTGGTGGATGTGGTAAAGAGGAACTTTTTTTCAGCTCTCTGGATACTGTAAATAGCATCTCTGACATTATACTAAGAAAATTGCGGGAGTTAATCATGGTTATTTCTCTGGATTGCACAAAATTTGAGTTACTAGGAGAGGGAACCACGAGTCCTCTTCCAAAGAAACTAAATGAAAAACATGCAGCAAATAACCGTAAGAAAAAGGGGAAGAACCACAACAAAAAGTCAAATCCTGTCCCAAGACCTTGTCAAGATGATTCAAAACCTACTGTGCCTTCTAAGGTATACGGTTGCTCTGACACAAAAAAGTACcatttaaaattagaagacTCTCTGTGTTCCAAAGTCTTGATTGATTCCGTTGATATTTCAGGGTAAAGGAGAGAGAATATTGTGTATCAACAAGGAAGATATTAGACAATCAAATAAGTTCGACTGTGAAGTTCCAGGAAAGGATCTTGCAGAAGTGAAAGATGTAACGGTTAAACTTGTTTTGCTCTTTATATGAAAGTTAATGTACATGAATAATAGTTAGNNNNNNNNNNNNNNNNNNNNNNNNNNNNNNNNNNNNNTAAAGGGGTTAATAATGGAAAATTACGAGGTGCTCCACGGAAAAGTaggaaagaaaggaaaaagctGAAAAGCTCTGGCTCCAATAGTTCGGAGGTTGGTAGTTCTCAATCAAGATGCAGCAGAGTTTCTGCTGCCTCTGTTAATTCTCAAGATGTATCCTCCATGTCTGATTGGACTTCTGGAAACAATGTGGTTCAGATTGACAGGCCTGATGCAAATCCAAATTTTTGTAGTAATTTAAGTACAGACGATATCTCAGAACATGCGAACAATGGTTATTCTACTGAAACTGATGGACGTCTCTGCTTGAAACGCCATCTATACTTGGACAAGAGTGTGCATAGTGGTGCTGAAACTACTGGGCGTGATTCTCAGAACTCTGGATCGGATTCCGGTGCACCGATTGAGCCTGTTGTCGAGTATAATGACGAGATGTGCACTAGAGTAGTTGGATGCAGAAGTTATGTGACAGGTTATTCAGGAAAACATATTATTGGTGAACCGGAGGGAAAAACCTCTCTGGTTCAGGAGCAAGGTAGTCTTGGTGTCCTTAGAGTTGGGTCCATAAATTCGCCAGCATACGTTTCTTATGAGTGGCCCAACATAGCTCCAATTCATCTTTCAACCAGTACACATCTCCCTGCTGCCACTGACAGATTGCATCTTGATGTTGGTCACAATTTGCAGAATCGTTTCCACCAttcttttgtacaaacttTACAAGTACGAAATTCTCCTATTGACAATGCATATAATGGAATTATATCTAGACATTTGCCAATGAGTTTAGACTGGCCTCCTGCAGTGCGTGGTGTTAATAGAATAGTTCCATCAGTTACTTGCAATTATGACTCTGAGTTTATCTCAAGGAGACAATCTTCTTTTCATCAAGGCATCACAGCTCAAAGTGTGCAATGTGGTGCTGCCACTTCTGAGGATGAAAAGACCATTTCCAGTGAACTGATGGACTTTCCTGATGTTGTAAATTCACAAGAAACAGTGGATGAGCATGATAAACACTGGATGTCTGAAGAAGAGTTAGAGACACATGCAGTTGGTGGGATGGATTATAGTCAGTACTTTGGTGGTGGTGTGATGTACTGGAATCCTTCTGATCATCCAGGGGCCAGTTTCTCTCGTCCTCCTTCTCTTTGTTCAGATGATAGCTCCTGGGCTTGGAGAGAAGCAGATATGAATAGGGCTGTTGATGATATGGTTGCCTTCTCCTCCTCTTATAGTACAAATGGTTTGACCTCTCCATCTGCTGCTTCTTTTTGCTCTCCATTTGATACTTTGGCTCAGGGTCCTCTTGGTTATGTTATGCCTGGAAGTGAAATTAGCAGCAAGGTTCTGCATTCTTCCTCAACAATGACTGATGTTGGTGCAGAGGAGAGTGTCTCAGGATCTATGCCCAATATTCCGGGTGATGGAGAAGTGAAGACTGTGGATTCACTTCCATACCCCATTTTGAGGCCAATAATCATCCCAAGTATGTCAAGAGAAAGATCAAGATCAGACTTCAAGCGTAGTTATGATCTTAAAAGCCCTTGTGTTCCTCCAAACAGACGCGAGCAGCCTCGGATTAAGAGGCCACCGTCACCTGTAGTGCTTTGTGTTCCACGTGCTCCTCGCCCACCTCCACCCTCTCCTGTTGGtgattcaagaaaacaaagggGTTTTCCTACTGTTCGATCTGGTAGCTCAAGCCCAAGGCACTGGGGTGTCAAAGGTTGGTTCCATGATGGTGTCAATTTTGAAGAAGCCTGCATACCCATGGAAGGGAATGAGGTAGTTTGGCCTTCTTGGAGGAACAAAAGCCTTTCAGCCCATCAGCTGACGCAGCCTTTAGTAGGAAGATTGCTTCAGGATCGGCTTATTGCAATTTCCCAGTTAGCTCGTGATCAGGAACATGTATGTCTTTGTCTCATACAGTATTCTTTCTTCTGCTGGCATTCCAGGTTAATGTTCACTCCATTTTTCACTTTCTCACTTGTCTTGATTCCTCAGCCAGATGTTACGTTTCCTCTGCAACCCCCTGAACCACAGAATTCTACCACTCGCAAGGCATCTCTGCAACTGATTCATGATATTCTGCATGATGAAATTGACTCTTTCTGCAAGCAGGTATAGGGTGCTGGATGACTAGCATGTATTGCGTTGGAATTTGAGCGGCTATTACTAGATGCTGTTTCTCACGAGTTACTGATTCACATAGTTATTTGCAATATTGAAGGTAGCTGCTGAGAACTTGATCAGGAAGCCTTACATTAACTGGGCTGTCAAGCGTGTTACACGGTCTCTCCAAGTCTTGTGGCCTCGCTctagaacaaatatttttggttctaaTGCAACTGGTTTGTCTCTGCCATCTAGCGATGTTGACCTCGTGGTTTGTCTTCCTCCTGTGAGGAATTTGGTGAGTAAATGTTTATCTTTGGGTGGtttgttcaattttcttcAAGCGATAAACTATAGAAAGCAGACCTCATATGCAGTTTTTCTCAGGAACCTATTAAAGAAGCTGGTATCTTAGAGGGACGCAATGGCATTAAAGAAACTTGTCTTCAGGTAGGCAGGATGGTACAAAATTACGTTGGTTATAATAATACAGAAGCAAgcttaatttgatcatttgtataatattataatccaACTTTTTGGATTTTCACTATATCTAAATTATTGAGTTAATTTCTTCTGGCTTTTCTTGTTGCAGCATGCTGCTAGATATCTTGCTAACCAGGAGTGGGTCAAAAGTGATTCTCTCAAGATTGTGGAAAATACAGCTGTACTGCCACCAACAAAGTTGTCTTTTCTTCTATTAATTTCAATCTGTGTCTCATGCTTTCCTCCTCATTTTCATTGCTTTTAGATACCTATCATAATGCTTGTCGTGGAAGTTCCTCTTGCTCTCATCTCTACAACTATGTCAAATGTTCAAACACCTAAGGAAGAAGCAGATCAGGTAGCTTCTGAAGATGGCAACCCTTTTCAGACTGATGCAGCTAGTTTGGAGGGCACTACTTCACCAAAGTGGAGTAAGATAAGGAATGGTGCTAATGATGGATTCAAATCAGTTCGTCTGGACATTAGTTTCAAGTCTCCTACGCACACTGGACTTCAGACGACTGGACTGGTAATTGTTTGTTGGGAagtttttttatgttgaaattGTCAAATAGTATTCTGCTGCTTGTACTTTTCTAGAACTTTTGGAGTCAGATTGTTTCAATTTGACTTAGCCTTCAATATGTTTTGCACTAGTGTCAAAGATGCATATTTGGTCATTTACTCATTCTGATACTGTTGGTTCTCTTTACAGGTTAAAGATCTTACTGAGCGGTTTCCATCTGTAACGCCTCTTGCTTTGGTGCTAAAACAGTTCTTGGCAGATCGTAGCCTAGACCAGTCCTATTCAGGTGGTTTAAGCTCATATTGTCTGGTAAGTTCCTGTTGTAAAATTGTTGTATC
The nucleotide sequence above comes from Sesamum indicum cultivar Zhongzhi No. 13 linkage group LG11, S_indicum_v1.0, whole genome shotgun sequence. Encoded proteins:
- the LOC110012807 gene encoding uncharacterized protein LOC110012807, encoding MNSKQQLLDSLTAHISLYHSQIPEPHRTPNSGTRPALLRWFSSLSVHQRRSHLTMIDANFVAILLQMKQKLQSHGSGRFIILPDLPQDGDSALPTLCYRKSEGLLSRFSEFNCAERAIHEAVELFSSTEGERDGKGNEVLGLDAVCLAEGLVGDVSRFVEIMDEITNGEFLRGGDEGEIAEEWVELGWLKAKGYYSLEEFVVNRMEVALRLAWLNSNTGKKRGVKLKERLNAAGVAANLFWRKKGCVDWWEKLDDSVKKKVYSAYLGKAARSLTSELVKGKLCVPNDKMWCFDDQDKQLLRWDKTSLGSQEAAVFRGIDSKIKWNANPGQVSEDLSPLYCIFNSLCILQVVSTLFSAAQFGGCGKEELFFSSLDTVNSISDIILRKLRELIMVISLDCTKFELLGEGTTSPLPKKLNEKHAANNRKKKGKNHNKKSNPVPRPCQDDSKPTVPSKGKGERILCINKEDIRQSNKFDCEVPGKDLAEVKDVTVKLVLLFI
- the LOC105173333 gene encoding uncharacterized protein LOC105173333 isoform X1; its protein translation is MSDWTSGNNVVQIDRPDANPNFCSNLSTDDISEHANNGYSTETDGRLCLKRHLYLDKSVHSGAETTGRDSQNSGSDSGAPIEPVVEYNDEMCTRVVGCRSYVTGYSGKHIIGEPEGKTSLVQEQGSLGVLRVGSINSPAYVSYEWPNIAPIHLSTSTHLPAATDRLHLDVGHNLQNRFHHSFVQTLQVRNSPIDNAYNGIISRHLPMSLDWPPAVRGVNRIVPSVTCNYDSEFISRRQSSFHQGITAQSVQCGAATSEDEKTISSELMDFPDVVNSQETVDEHDKHWMSEEELETHAVGGMDYSQYFGGGVMYWNPSDHPGASFSRPPSLCSDDSSWAWREADMNRAVDDMVAFSSSYSTNGLTSPSAASFCSPFDTLAQGPLGYVMPGSEISSKVLHSSSTMTDVGAEESVSGSMPNIPGDGEVKTVDSLPYPILRPIIIPSMSRERSRSDFKRSYDLKSPCVPPNRREQPRIKRPPSPVVLCVPRAPRPPPPSPVGDSRKQRGFPTVRSGSSSPRHWGVKGWFHDGVNFEEACIPMEGNEVVWPSWRNKSLSAHQLTQPLVGRLLQDRLIAISQLARDQEHPDVTFPLQPPEPQNSTTRKASLQLIHDILHDEIDSFCKQVAAENLIRKPYINWAVKRVTRSLQVLWPRSRTNIFGSNATGLSLPSSDVDLVVCLPPVRNLEPIKEAGILEGRNGIKETCLQHAARYLANQEWVKSDSLKIVENTAIPIIMLVVEVPLALISTTMSNVQTPKEEADQVASEDGNPFQTDAASLEGTTSPKWSKIRNGANDGFKSVRLDISFKSPTHTGLQTTGLVKDLTERFPSVTPLALVLKQFLADRSLDQSYSGGLSSYCLILLITRFLQHEHHHGRPINQNYGSLLMDFLYFFGNVFDPRQMRISVQGSGLYLNRERGCSIDPLYIDDPLFLTNNVGRNCFRIHQCIKAFADAYAMLENELTCLHNEENPDVQPTCQLLPKLIPSIGHLVGS
- the LOC105173333 gene encoding uncharacterized protein LOC105173333 isoform X3, with amino-acid sequence MSDWTSGNNVVQIDRPDANPNFCSNLSTDDISEHANNGYSTETDGRLCLKRHLYLDKSVHSGAETTGRDSQNSGSDSGAPIEPVVEYNDEMCTRVVGCRSYVTGYSGKHIIGEPEGKTSLVQEQGSLGVLRVGSINSPAYVSYEWPNIAPIHLSTSTHLPAATDRLHLDVGHNLQNRFHHSFVQTLQVRNSPIDNAYNGIISRHLPMSLDWPPAVRGVNRIVPSVTCNYDSEFISRRQSSFHQGITAQSVQCGAATSEDEKTISSELMDFPDVVNSQETVDEHDKHWMSEEELETHAVGGMDYSQYFGGGVMYWNPSDHPGASFSRPPSLCSDDSSWAWREADMNRAVDDMVAFSSSYSTNGLTSPSAASFCSPFDTLAQGPLGYVMPGSEISSKVLHSSSTMTDVGAEESVSGSMPNIPGDGEVKTVDSLPYPILRPIIIPSMSRERSRSDFKRSYDLKSPCVPPNRREQPRIKRPPSPVVLCVPRAPRPPPPSPVGDSRKQRGFPTVRSGSSSPRHWGVKGWFHDGVNFEEACIPMEGNEVVWPSWRNKSLSAHQLTQPLVGRLLQDRLIAISQLARDQEHPDVTFPLQPPEPQNSTTRKASLQLIHDILHDEIDSFCKQVAAENLIRKPYINWAVKRVTRSLQVLWPRSRTNIFGSNATGLSLPSSDVDLVVCLPPVRNLEPIKEAGILEGRNGIKETCLQHAARYLANQEWVKSDSLKIVENTAIPIIMLVVEVPLALISTTMSNVQTPKEEADQVASEDGNPFQTDAASLEGTTSPKWSKIRNGANDGFKSVRLDISFKSPTHTGLQTTGLVKDLTERFPSVTPLALVLKQFLADRSLDQSYSGGLSSYCLLFAA
- the LOC105173333 gene encoding uncharacterized protein LOC105173333 isoform X2, with product MCTRVVGCRSYVTGYSGKHIIGEPEGKTSLVQEQGSLGVLRVGSINSPAYVSYEWPNIAPIHLSTSTHLPAATDRLHLDVGHNLQNRFHHSFVQTLQVRNSPIDNAYNGIISRHLPMSLDWPPAVRGVNRIVPSVTCNYDSEFISRRQSSFHQGITAQSVQCGAATSEDEKTISSELMDFPDVVNSQETVDEHDKHWMSEEELETHAVGGMDYSQYFGGGVMYWNPSDHPGASFSRPPSLCSDDSSWAWREADMNRAVDDMVAFSSSYSTNGLTSPSAASFCSPFDTLAQGPLGYVMPGSEISSKVLHSSSTMTDVGAEESVSGSMPNIPGDGEVKTVDSLPYPILRPIIIPSMSRERSRSDFKRSYDLKSPCVPPNRREQPRIKRPPSPVVLCVPRAPRPPPPSPVGDSRKQRGFPTVRSGSSSPRHWGVKGWFHDGVNFEEACIPMEGNEVVWPSWRNKSLSAHQLTQPLVGRLLQDRLIAISQLARDQEHPDVTFPLQPPEPQNSTTRKASLQLIHDILHDEIDSFCKQVAAENLIRKPYINWAVKRVTRSLQVLWPRSRTNIFGSNATGLSLPSSDVDLVVCLPPVRNLEPIKEAGILEGRNGIKETCLQHAARYLANQEWVKSDSLKIVENTAIPIIMLVVEVPLALISTTMSNVQTPKEEADQVASEDGNPFQTDAASLEGTTSPKWSKIRNGANDGFKSVRLDISFKSPTHTGLQTTGLVKDLTERFPSVTPLALVLKQFLADRSLDQSYSGGLSSYCLILLITRFLQHEHHHGRPINQNYGSLLMDFLYFFGNVFDPRQMRISVQGSGLYLNRERGCSIDPLYIDDPLFLTNNVGRNCFRIHQCIKAFADAYAMLENELTCLHNEENPDVQPTCQLLPKLIPSIGHLVGS